GGGTCTCCGGCCGGCGCCCGGCGGCGGCCCCTACAACACGGCTGTCGCCCTCGGCCGCCTGGGCTCCCCCACGGCCTTCTGTTCCCGCACCTCGCAGGACGCCTTCGGCGAGGCGCTGCTCGCCGGGCTGCGGGACTCGGGCGTGGACGTGTCCGCGGTGCAGCGGGGTACGGAACCGACCACGCTCGCGGTCGCCACCCTCGACGGGAACGGTTCGGCCGCCTACTCCTTCTACGTCGACGGCACCGCCGACCGCCTGTTCACGGCCCCGGACACCCTGCCGGCGGGCACGCGCGCGGTGTCCTTCGGCACCTGCTCCCTCATCCTCGAACCGGGTGCGAGCGCGTACGAGGAGCTGATGCGGACCGCCGCGGCGCAGGGACTGTTCACGGCGCTCGACCCGAACATCCGGGCCGGGCTGATCCCCGACGCCGACGCCTACCGGGCCCGCTTCAAGAGCTGGCTGCCCTCGGTGTCCCTGCTCAAGCTCTCCGAGGAGGACGCCGAGTGGCTGGGCGGCACCCCGCGCGAGTGGCTGTCCGCCGGCCCCTCGGCGGTCGTGATCACCCAGGGCGGCGACGGACTGACCGCCTTCACCCAGGGCGGGGCCGTGTACTCGGTGCCGGGCGAGCGGGTGGACGTCGTGGACACCATCGGCGCCGGGGACACCGTGAACGCGGCTCTGCTGCACGGCCTCTCGGTGCGGGACGCCCTGTCCCCGGCGGGCCTCGCGGGCCTGGGCGCCGCCGGCTGGGAACAGTTGCTGCGGTTCGCCGCCCGCGCAGCGGCGATCACCTGCTCCCGGGCCGGCGCGGAGCCGCCGTACGCCTCCGAGCTGGGCGGCTTCTAGGGGCTGTCGGGGCAGTTCGTCGGCACGGTCGGGAGAGCGGTGGCCGCCGGTCAGCCGCTCACCGCGCGCAGCCCCCCGGGCTTGCGCCCGTTGAGATGGTCCAGCGCCATGGCGGTGCTCTCGTCCGCCGGGAGGTGGACCACCAGGCGCTGACCCTCCTCCGGGAGGGACAGGGTCTCGTAGGACAGGCGCAGTCGTCCCGCCTCCGGGTGGTCGACGGTGTCGGTGCCGAACCGGGCCGGCATGGCCGGCACCGCGGCCAGCCGCTCGGTGAACGGGGCCCCCGCGGTGACCGTGAGCTCGTCGGCCAGCGCGGCGACGCTCGGGTCGTGCAAGGAGGCCT
The sequence above is a segment of the Streptomyces asoensis genome. Coding sequences within it:
- a CDS encoding carbohydrate kinase family protein yields the protein MIVVAGEALIDLVPQGAGALAGLRPAPGGGPYNTAVALGRLGSPTAFCSRTSQDAFGEALLAGLRDSGVDVSAVQRGTEPTTLAVATLDGNGSAAYSFYVDGTADRLFTAPDTLPAGTRAVSFGTCSLILEPGASAYEELMRTAAAQGLFTALDPNIRAGLIPDADAYRARFKSWLPSVSLLKLSEEDAEWLGGTPREWLSAGPSAVVITQGGDGLTAFTQGGAVYSVPGERVDVVDTIGAGDTVNAALLHGLSVRDALSPAGLAGLGAAGWEQLLRFAARAAAITCSRAGAEPPYASELGGF